ACCAGCGGGGCATGACCAACAACTATGACCACGTGATCCTGGCCGGGGCCAGCCTGGGGGCGACGACCGACAAGGCGCCGGCGTGGCAGGCGGCGTTCTGGGATCACGTGGACGTGGCGAAGAAGCTGCACCACATCCAGAAGGTGATCATCATCGACCACCGCGACTGCGGCGCCTACCGCGTGTTCCTGGGCCTGGACCTGAAGGACGATCCCGTCCGCGAGAAGGAGGTCCACACCGCACAGCTTCAGAAGCTGGCGGCCCTGGTGAAGGAAAAGCACCCGGATCTGGGGGTGGAAACCCTGCTGATGGCTCTGGACGGTTCGGTCGAGGCGTGCGCGTAAGCGTGCCGTCACGCTTCAGGACTGTGGGCACCGCCGCCCCATCCCCGGCCGGGGATGGGGCGGCTGCCGTTCCGGCAGGCGGTCAGCTTGCCAGCCGCCACGTCCCGTCCGCCTGCTGGCAGGCGGTGCCGGTGGCGGCTTCCGCCTTGCCGCCCACGTAAACGGTGTGGCGGTATTCGCGGCAGGTCTGGCCGCCGGCCCCCTGATAGGTGTTGGTG
This DNA window, taken from Azospirillum fermentarium, encodes the following:
- a CDS encoding carbonic anhydrase, with product MHNHTNGCCDAASHVLTGLRGPLGRRRFLTLAALGGGAALLSATPLRHAAAAGNVEAMVLSCMDYRLVDDTARYMDQRGMTNNYDHVILAGASLGATTDKAPAWQAAFWDHVDVAKKLHHIQKVIIIDHRDCGAYRVFLGLDLKDDPVREKEVHTAQLQKLAALVKEKHPDLGVETLLMALDGSVEACA